The Desulfovibrio aminophilus genome contains the following window.
ACCTTGACGGACTCTCTCCCGCCACCGCCGAGGCCGTGCGCCGCTTTCACACCTCGTTCAAGGAGTACAAGCCGACCCCGCTGACCTCGCTGCCCGGCCTCGCCGAGGCCCTCGGACTCAAGCGCTTCCTGGTCAAGGACGAGTCCTTCCGTTACGGCCTGAAGGCCTTCAAGGTGCTCGGCGCGTCCTTCGCCATGGGCCGCTACCTCGCCGGGAAGCTGGGCCGGGACATGTCCGGGATGACGCGCGCCGAGCTGTGCTCGCCGGAGACCCGCGCCAAGGTCGGGGAGATCACCTTCATCACCACCACGGACGGCAACCACGGGCGCGGCCTCGCCTGGACGGCCCGCGAGCTCGGCTACAAGGCCATCGTCTACATGCCCAAGGGCTCCGCCCGGACCCGCATGGAGAACATCAGGGCCGAGGGCGCGGAATGCATGGTCACGGAACTCAACTATGACGAGGCCGTACGCATGAGCTGGGAGCTGGCTCAGAAGAACGGCTACGTGATGGTCCAGGACACCGCCTGGGAAGGCTACACGGAAATCCCCACCTGGATCATGCAGGGCTACATGACCCTGGCCCTGGAAGCCCTGGAGCAGATGAAGGCCATGCGGGTCCTGCCCACCCACTGCTTCCTGCAGGCGGGCGTGGGCTCCTTCGCCGGCGCGGTCGTGGGCTTCCTCACCGCCGCCCTGGGCGACGCCGCGCCCAAGTTCATCATCGTCGAGCCCCACAGGGCCAACTGCATCTATTCCTCGGCCGTGGCGGGCGACGGCAAGCCCCACAACGTCACGGGCGACCTGCAGACCCTCATGGCCGGTCTCGCCTGCGGCGAACCCAACACCGTGAGCTGGGGAATCCTGCGCGACTACGCCC
Protein-coding sequences here:
- the dpaL gene encoding diaminopropionate ammonia-lyase: MSIWMHANPDPKPAGEGADLDGLSPATAEAVRRFHTSFKEYKPTPLTSLPGLAEALGLKRFLVKDESFRYGLKAFKVLGASFAMGRYLAGKLGRDMSGMTRAELCSPETRAKVGEITFITTTDGNHGRGLAWTARELGYKAIVYMPKGSARTRMENIRAEGAECMVTELNYDEAVRMSWELAQKNGYVMVQDTAWEGYTEIPTWIMQGYMTLALEALEQMKAMRVLPTHCFLQAGVGSFAGAVVGFLTAALGDAAPKFIIVEPHRANCIYSSAVAGDGKPHNVTGDLQTLMAGLACGEPNTVSWGILRDYAHAYFSCPDYVAANGMRILAAPAPGDAPVVSGESGAVTTGLVHWLMRHPAARAQRDALGLGADSTVLVVSTEGDTAPDIYRNVVWCGAHPDEDSCC